One region of Termitidicoccus mucosus genomic DNA includes:
- the ppk1 gene encoding polyphosphate kinase 1, whose product MARRVSSSTRKRRKARRLPPNPALWVIEPDSQVAPVSDPAAAAASPAPAAAAAPAPAGSPRPAKLAYFNRELSWLAFNRRVLEQARNRKNPLLERVKFLAIVSSNLDEFFEIRVAGIIQQVESGVTEPTADGLSPQEELRRVHSVVASLVEEQYLCWHKELVPALAREGIFIKPARELDPRELAWAREYFQEQVLPVVTPVGVDQSHPFPQLGNKTLNVVVCLDNPRDRKAPPLTAILPVPRILPRLVRLCPAESGPQRFVFLSEIIKLCADAFFPGYRVRNASAFRVTRNSDLYIDDEEAENLLQRIEEQLRQLRRGAAVRLEIEDNVPDPIFDSLCAHLDLSHEYVFRLHGPLNLLRLMSLTDIDRPDLKFPSFTPVNASPLRATENIFDTIRAQDVLLHHPYDSFQPVVDFVEQAARDPQVFAIKQTLYRTSGDSPIVRALIEASRNGKQVAALVELKARFDEANNIQWARQLEEAGVHVVYGLVGHKTHCKCSLVVRREGTGLRRYAHFGTGNYNPKTARLYTDLSLFTAAPHLTGDAANLFNSLTGFSLAPDFAHLLVAPYNLHRRIQELIQAETARAAEGKPARIIAKMNSLVDKETIDNLYMASRSGVQVDLIVRGICCLVPGIRGLSENIRVRSIVGRYLEHARAFYFENHGAEPLIYAGSADWMPRNFFRRVEVLFPIESPPLRRWIMDEFFPPELRDNENARILYPNGSYLPPVRVTPDEPDFATQAYSMACALQRAQVPAHPPAAAS is encoded by the coding sequence ATGGCGAGACGCGTATCCAGTTCCACCAGAAAACGACGCAAGGCGCGGCGGCTTCCCCCGAACCCCGCGCTCTGGGTGATCGAGCCCGACAGCCAAGTCGCCCCCGTGTCCGACCCCGCCGCCGCTGCCGCCTCCCCTGCGCCCGCTGCTGCCGCTGCCCCCGCCCCCGCCGGCTCCCCGCGCCCGGCCAAGCTCGCCTACTTCAACCGCGAGCTTTCCTGGCTCGCCTTCAACCGCCGCGTGCTCGAACAGGCGCGCAACAGGAAAAACCCGCTCCTCGAACGCGTAAAATTCCTCGCCATCGTCAGTTCGAATCTCGACGAGTTTTTCGAGATCCGCGTCGCCGGCATCATCCAGCAAGTCGAATCCGGCGTCACCGAGCCCACCGCCGACGGCCTCTCGCCCCAGGAGGAATTGCGCCGCGTCCACTCCGTCGTCGCCTCCCTTGTCGAGGAGCAATACCTGTGCTGGCACAAGGAGCTCGTGCCCGCGCTCGCCCGCGAAGGCATTTTCATCAAGCCCGCGCGCGAACTCGACCCGCGCGAGCTCGCCTGGGCGCGCGAGTATTTCCAGGAGCAGGTCCTGCCCGTCGTCACGCCCGTCGGCGTCGACCAGTCGCACCCTTTTCCCCAGCTCGGCAACAAGACGCTCAACGTCGTCGTCTGCCTCGACAACCCCCGCGACCGCAAGGCCCCGCCGCTCACCGCCATCCTGCCCGTCCCGCGCATCCTCCCGCGCCTCGTGCGCCTCTGCCCCGCCGAGAGCGGCCCGCAGCGCTTCGTGTTCCTGAGCGAGATCATCAAGCTCTGCGCCGACGCGTTTTTTCCCGGCTACCGCGTGCGCAACGCCTCCGCCTTCCGCGTCACCCGCAACAGCGACCTCTACATCGACGACGAGGAGGCCGAAAACCTCCTCCAGCGCATCGAGGAACAACTCCGCCAGCTCCGCCGCGGCGCCGCCGTGCGCCTCGAAATCGAGGACAACGTCCCCGACCCCATCTTCGACTCCCTCTGCGCCCACCTCGACCTCTCGCACGAATACGTCTTCCGCCTCCACGGCCCGCTCAACCTCCTCCGGTTGATGAGCCTCACCGACATCGACCGCCCCGACCTGAAGTTCCCCTCCTTCACGCCCGTCAACGCCTCGCCGCTGCGCGCCACGGAAAACATCTTCGACACCATCCGCGCGCAGGACGTGCTGCTCCATCATCCCTACGACTCGTTCCAGCCGGTCGTCGATTTCGTCGAGCAGGCCGCGCGCGACCCGCAGGTCTTCGCCATCAAGCAGACCCTCTACCGCACCAGCGGCGACTCGCCCATCGTGCGCGCCCTCATCGAGGCCTCGCGCAACGGCAAGCAGGTCGCCGCCCTCGTCGAGCTGAAAGCCCGCTTCGACGAGGCCAACAACATCCAGTGGGCGCGCCAGCTCGAGGAGGCCGGCGTGCACGTCGTTTACGGGCTCGTCGGCCACAAGACCCACTGCAAATGCTCCCTCGTCGTCCGCCGCGAAGGCACCGGCCTGCGCCGCTACGCCCACTTCGGCACCGGCAACTACAACCCGAAAACCGCGCGCCTCTACACCGACCTCAGCCTCTTCACCGCCGCCCCGCACCTCACCGGCGACGCCGCCAACCTCTTCAACTCGCTCACCGGCTTCAGCCTCGCGCCCGACTTCGCGCACCTCCTCGTCGCGCCCTACAACCTCCACCGCCGCATCCAGGAGCTCATCCAGGCCGAGACCGCCCGCGCCGCCGAAGGCAAGCCCGCCCGCATCATCGCCAAGATGAACTCGCTCGTGGACAAGGAGACCATCGACAACCTCTACATGGCCTCGCGCTCCGGCGTGCAGGTTGACCTCATCGTGCGCGGCATCTGCTGCCTCGTCCCCGGCATCCGCGGCCTGAGCGAGAACATCCGCGTGCGCAGCATCGTCGGGCGCTACCTGGAGCACGCCCGCGCCTTTTATTTTGAGAACCACGGCGCCGAGCCGCTCATCTACGCCGGCAGCGCCGACTGGATGCCGCGCAATTTTTTCCGCCGCGTGGAAGTGCTCTTCCCCATCGAGTCGCCGCCGCTGCGCCGGTGGATCATGGACGAGTTTTTCCCCCCCGAGCTTCGCGACAACGAAAACGCCCGCATCCTTTATCCCAACGGCAGCTACCTGCCGCCGGTGCGCGTCACGCCCGACGAACCCGATTTCGCCACCCAAGCCTACTCGATGGCCTGCGCCCTCCAGCGCGCCCAAGTCCCGGCGCACCCGCCCGCGGCGGCATCGTGA
- a CDS encoding ABC transporter ATP-binding protein, whose product MHAPPPNPTAAPSPSNGALIRRLLGLAWRYRTRCLQVLALQLVLLTLGLSGLSLTGLGIDYIRFVLGQRAGEAGGAAEAGGAAPFPGGPMGELLPRGWEPLRVVLLIAGFILAMAVLRAVLNYFYTISINKLVQQNLVVHMRGEIYDKLQRLSFRFFDANTTGSIITRVTGDVQSVRMFVDQVLIQSVIMVVSLVVYVIYMSSLHWGLTLACLATTPGLWLMAAWFSRLILPQYARSRELVEQMVQNFAENIQGAQVTKAFGREREARKAFERANRAVFEQQRGIFWRVSLFSPAVGFLTRINMVVLLGYGGWLVMNDRLPLGAGLVVFAGLLEQFSGQVNQVATIVNSVQQSLIGARRVFEILDAPVEVRSAPDAVRCPRLRGEVRFEHASFSYGGAESVVRDVDLEVKAGECVAILGATGAGKSALMSLIPRFFDVTGGRLLVDGVDVRRLDLDDLRRNIGLVFQESFLFSNTVAANIAFGHPDATREQIEKAARIAAAHDFIMAMPRGYDTVLGEGGSNLSGGQRQRLAIARAVLLEPSILLLDDPTAAIDPGTEHEIFEALENAIADRTTFIVAHRLSTLRRADFIIVMENGRIVQRGRHEELVRVPGPYLRVAELQLVDGGELRGIVARANGAGANENGNGGAHRAADEP is encoded by the coding sequence ATGCATGCTCCTCCGCCCAACCCGACCGCCGCGCCGTCGCCCTCGAATGGCGCGTTGATCCGCAGGTTGCTGGGGCTGGCGTGGCGCTACCGGACGCGATGCCTTCAGGTGCTGGCGCTGCAACTGGTGCTGCTCACGCTCGGGTTGAGCGGGCTGAGCCTGACCGGGCTCGGCATCGACTACATCCGTTTCGTGCTCGGGCAGCGCGCGGGCGAGGCGGGCGGCGCGGCGGAGGCGGGAGGGGCGGCGCCGTTTCCGGGCGGGCCGATGGGCGAGTTGCTGCCGCGCGGATGGGAGCCGCTGCGCGTGGTGCTGCTCATCGCGGGCTTCATCCTCGCGATGGCCGTGCTCCGCGCGGTGCTGAACTATTTCTACACCATCTCGATCAACAAGCTCGTGCAGCAAAACCTCGTCGTGCACATGCGCGGCGAGATTTACGACAAGCTCCAGCGCCTGAGCTTCCGCTTCTTCGACGCCAACACCACCGGCTCCATCATCACGCGGGTGACGGGCGACGTGCAGTCGGTGCGCATGTTTGTGGACCAGGTGCTGATCCAGAGCGTGATCATGGTGGTGTCGCTCGTGGTGTATGTCATTTACATGTCGAGCCTGCACTGGGGGCTCACGCTGGCGTGCCTCGCCACGACGCCGGGGCTGTGGTTGATGGCCGCGTGGTTTTCGCGGCTCATCCTGCCGCAATACGCGCGCAGCCGCGAGCTGGTGGAGCAGATGGTGCAGAATTTCGCGGAAAACATCCAGGGCGCGCAGGTGACCAAGGCGTTCGGGCGCGAGCGCGAGGCGCGGAAGGCGTTCGAGCGGGCCAACCGCGCGGTGTTCGAGCAGCAGCGCGGGATTTTCTGGCGCGTGAGCCTGTTCAGCCCGGCGGTGGGCTTCCTGACGCGCATCAACATGGTCGTGCTCCTCGGCTACGGCGGCTGGCTGGTGATGAACGACCGGCTGCCGCTCGGCGCGGGCCTGGTGGTGTTCGCCGGGCTGCTGGAGCAGTTTTCCGGGCAGGTCAACCAGGTCGCCACGATCGTGAACAGCGTGCAGCAGTCGCTCATCGGCGCGCGGCGGGTGTTTGAGATTCTCGACGCGCCGGTGGAGGTGCGGAGCGCGCCGGACGCGGTGCGATGTCCGCGGCTGCGCGGGGAGGTGCGGTTCGAGCATGCGTCGTTTTCCTACGGCGGCGCGGAGTCAGTGGTGCGGGACGTGGACCTGGAGGTGAAGGCGGGCGAGTGCGTGGCGATCCTCGGCGCGACGGGCGCGGGCAAGAGCGCGCTGATGAGCCTGATCCCGCGCTTCTTCGACGTGACGGGCGGGCGGCTGCTGGTGGACGGCGTGGATGTGCGGCGGCTCGACCTCGACGACCTGCGGCGCAACATCGGCCTGGTTTTCCAGGAGAGCTTCCTGTTCAGCAACACCGTCGCGGCCAACATCGCCTTCGGCCATCCGGACGCGACGCGCGAGCAAATCGAAAAGGCCGCCCGCATCGCTGCCGCGCACGATTTCATCATGGCGATGCCGCGCGGCTACGACACGGTGCTGGGCGAGGGCGGCTCGAATCTTTCCGGCGGGCAGCGCCAGCGCCTGGCCATCGCGCGGGCGGTGCTGCTGGAGCCGTCGATCCTGCTGCTCGACGACCCGACGGCGGCCATCGACCCGGGCACGGAGCACGAGATTTTCGAGGCGTTGGAAAACGCCATCGCCGACCGCACGACCTTCATCGTCGCGCACCGGTTGAGCACGCTGCGGCGCGCGGACTTCATCATCGTGATGGAGAACGGCCGCATCGTGCAGCGCGGGCGCCACGAGGAGCTTGTGCGCGTGCCCGGCCCGTATCTGCGCGTCGCCGAGCTGCAACTGGTGGACGGCGGCGAACTGCGCGGCATCGTCGCCCGGGCGAATGGCGCGGGCGCAAATGAAAACGGAAACGGAGGCGCGCATCGCGCGGCGGACGAACCATGA
- a CDS encoding ABC transporter ATP-binding protein, with protein sequence MNPDQAPNPKPFGPGTTPVPPRRPLALVHREREPEDDDPVIKPLEWGLIRRLFGYMGRFAAKRNALIALTLLRSAQLPALVWLASRIIAGPIANHEPRWVLWGVVSYLALAVVTDGMFHFRQRFALELGESVVGLLRSELFAHLQRMPMAFFNRVKFGRIISRVTSDVETIRTAVQDVFFVGIVQLGQMLFAAAVMLWVDWVLFLVVLCMAPVLALINHHFRGKLSRDSRAAQESFSRVTATLAESVGGIRVTQGFVRQDLNAGLFRNLLADHSRYNIALARTSAVLVPLLELNSQFFVSILLVLGGWQVLQGQVDVGVLIQFFLFAGQFFSPLQVLGNQYNQALVAMASAERVFRLLDAKPDWEDDPAAADLPDPRPRRGEVTSGKYQEDEYESPPPAAARPPPASSSCHLPLDTSHFSTSAPFGAEVEFRHVSFGYDPAHLVLRDVSFVAKPGRMIALVGHTGSGKSSIINLVAKFYLPTGGEVLVDGREIRTITSASLHHQLGMVQQQNFLFSGTVLDNIRLGRPGATDAEVRDAVERLGCADMFDAMPGGLLATVGERGGGLSSGQRQLACFARAMLADPRIIILDEATSAIDAVTEARLQSALAVLLRGRTSFVVAHRLSTIREADLVLVLDAGRVVERGAHADLLYQNGEYARLHRRFMRGGGNA encoded by the coding sequence ATGAATCCTGACCAGGCGCCCAATCCAAAACCCTTCGGGCCGGGCACGACGCCGGTGCCGCCGCGGCGTCCGCTCGCGCTGGTGCATCGCGAGCGGGAGCCGGAGGACGACGACCCGGTCATCAAGCCGCTGGAGTGGGGCCTGATCCGGCGGCTTTTCGGCTACATGGGGCGCTTCGCCGCGAAGCGCAACGCCCTCATCGCGCTCACGCTGCTGCGCTCGGCGCAACTGCCCGCGCTGGTCTGGCTGGCGAGCCGCATCATCGCCGGCCCGATCGCGAACCACGAGCCGCGCTGGGTGCTCTGGGGCGTGGTTTCCTACCTCGCGCTCGCGGTCGTGACGGACGGGATGTTCCACTTCCGGCAGCGTTTCGCGCTCGAGCTGGGCGAGTCCGTCGTGGGCTTGCTGCGTTCGGAGCTGTTCGCGCATTTGCAGCGCATGCCGATGGCGTTTTTCAACCGCGTGAAATTCGGTCGCATCATCAGCCGCGTCACGTCCGACGTGGAGACGATCCGCACCGCGGTGCAGGACGTGTTTTTCGTCGGCATCGTGCAGCTCGGGCAGATGCTCTTCGCGGCGGCGGTGATGCTGTGGGTGGACTGGGTGCTGTTCCTCGTGGTGCTCTGCATGGCCCCCGTGCTCGCGCTCATCAACCATCACTTCCGCGGAAAACTCAGCCGCGACTCGCGCGCCGCGCAGGAGAGCTTCAGCCGCGTGACCGCCACGCTGGCCGAATCGGTCGGCGGCATCCGCGTGACGCAGGGCTTCGTGCGGCAGGACCTCAACGCCGGGCTTTTCCGCAACCTGCTCGCCGACCACTCGCGCTACAACATCGCGCTCGCGCGCACCTCGGCGGTGCTCGTGCCGCTGCTGGAGCTCAACAGCCAGTTCTTCGTCTCGATCCTGCTCGTGCTCGGCGGCTGGCAGGTGCTGCAAGGCCAGGTGGACGTGGGCGTGCTCATCCAGTTCTTTCTCTTCGCGGGGCAGTTCTTCTCGCCGCTCCAGGTGCTGGGCAACCAGTACAACCAGGCGCTCGTCGCCATGGCCAGCGCCGAGCGTGTCTTCCGCCTGCTCGACGCCAAACCGGACTGGGAGGACGACCCCGCGGCCGCGGATCTTCCGGATCCGCGGCCGCGAAGAGGGGAAGTGACAAGTGGCAAGTATCAAGAAGATGAATACGAGTCGCCGCCGCCCGCCGCCGCGCGCCCGCCGCCGGCTTCCTCTTCCTGTCACCTGCCACTTGATACTTCTCACTTCTCCACTTCCGCCCCGTTCGGGGCGGAAGTGGAGTTCCGCCATGTCTCCTTCGGCTACGATCCCGCGCATCTTGTGCTGCGCGATGTGTCGTTTGTCGCGAAACCGGGGCGGATGATCGCGCTCGTCGGGCACACGGGCAGCGGCAAGAGCTCCATCATCAACCTCGTCGCGAAATTCTACCTGCCCACCGGCGGCGAGGTGCTGGTTGACGGGCGGGAGATCCGGACGATCACGAGCGCCTCGCTGCACCACCAGCTCGGCATGGTGCAGCAGCAGAACTTCCTCTTCAGCGGTACCGTGCTCGACAACATCCGCCTCGGCCGGCCCGGCGCGACCGACGCCGAGGTGCGCGATGCGGTGGAGCGGCTGGGCTGCGCGGACATGTTTGACGCGATGCCCGGCGGCCTGCTCGCCACGGTGGGCGAGCGCGGCGGCGGGCTCTCCTCGGGACAGCGGCAGCTCGCGTGCTTCGCGCGCGCGATGCTGGCCGACCCGCGCATCATCATCCTCGACGAGGCCACGAGCGCGATCGACGCGGTGACCGAGGCGCGCCTCCAGTCCGCGCTCGCCGTGCTGCTGCGCGGGCGCACGAGTTTCGTCGTGGCGCACCGCCTCAGCACCATCCGCGAGGCGGACCTCGTGCTCGTGCTCGACGCGGGCCGGGTGGTCGAACGGGGCGCGCACGCGGACCTTCTGTATCAGAATGGCGAATACGCGCGGCTGCACCGGCGCTTCATGAGGGGCGGCGGAAACGCATAA
- a CDS encoding SWIB/MDM2 domain-containing protein, translating into MKPVQPDAVLAAVVGAKPLPRTELTKKLWDYIKKNSLQDKKVKTQINADDKLKPVFGGKKSVSMFEMTKLVSAHLEK; encoded by the coding sequence ATGAAACCGGTTCAACCCGACGCCGTCCTCGCGGCTGTCGTCGGCGCGAAGCCCCTTCCCCGCACGGAACTTACCAAGAAACTCTGGGACTACATCAAGAAAAACAGCCTTCAGGACAAGAAGGTCAAAACCCAGATCAATGCCGACGACAAGCTGAAGCCCGTCTTCGGCGGCAAGAAGTCCGTCAGCATGTTCGAGATGACGAAGCTGGTCTCCGCGCATCTGGAGAAATAA
- a CDS encoding PAS domain-containing hybrid sensor histidine kinase/response regulator: protein MTKKHKTAMFVLILLVSLVAGGFEWSRMVADQRAELERDLLHYALSFPAEETSGLAGRRADMETELFRQISTRLATVREARPAVGFLSLLRLDPATGHVICLAAAGAAEEADAIPGPGDSRDGTADARAARELADGATTAVNLLHRDWEGKYWISGYAIGGGGRAARDGPAVDVLRYDVDAGYWARAIGGAVAERVLTVWLLLGLPFAAFLLGKRHNRQEMLIQKLSEAIEQSDTPILIAKHDGGIEYVNPSFCKQVGYTREELMPIKWRSLRTMEPSPEEFARRDALVQAGTPWEAEWEFRRKSGETYPVRATVTPVREASGEVLATILVITDITERRKQELMLQRAKEKAEEAERAKSVFLATMSHEVRTPLNGIVGFSSLLRDTELTPEQEGYVETIRKSGETLVRLTSDILALSRIESGKMQLEPAPADPRLLIEETLDQVAAQTEGRALDLLHEVAAEVPETVLIDSTRLRQVLLNFASNAIKFTASGEVEMRLKVLASDQPAIVAGKQDGRVMMTLLFSVRDTGIGISTVSQEKLFQPFSQVDSTNSRRYGGAGLGLAISRHLVHLLGGDVCVESEPGSGSVFYFSVVCALPANAAPPPPDGSLARLRVAVATTSAGMTRELTRELKARDAIVSVLAPGALAAAEKDWDMAIVDCAVADDGPAWGGITALLGPRPARILGLLNVSAGTAERQLRRGQFQFLLARPVHHGALAKQLARMAGRDERNAAPRAA, encoded by the coding sequence ATGACCAAGAAGCACAAAACCGCGATGTTCGTGTTGATCCTTCTCGTGAGCCTGGTCGCGGGCGGCTTCGAATGGTCCCGCATGGTTGCGGACCAGCGCGCGGAACTCGAGCGCGACCTGCTCCACTACGCGCTTTCCTTTCCCGCCGAGGAAACCTCCGGGCTGGCCGGGCGGCGCGCCGACATGGAAACGGAGCTGTTTCGACAAATCTCCACCCGGCTGGCCACCGTGCGCGAGGCGCGCCCGGCCGTGGGTTTCCTGAGCCTGCTGCGGCTGGACCCCGCCACCGGCCATGTGATCTGCCTGGCCGCGGCGGGCGCGGCGGAAGAGGCGGACGCGATCCCGGGGCCGGGCGATTCGCGCGACGGCACGGCGGACGCGCGGGCGGCGCGGGAGCTGGCTGACGGCGCGACGACGGCCGTGAATCTGCTGCACCGCGACTGGGAGGGTAAATACTGGATTTCGGGTTACGCCATCGGCGGCGGCGGACGCGCCGCCCGGGACGGCCCCGCCGTCGATGTGCTGCGTTACGACGTCGATGCCGGCTATTGGGCGCGGGCGATCGGCGGGGCGGTCGCGGAGCGGGTGCTGACGGTGTGGCTGCTGCTGGGGCTGCCCTTCGCGGCGTTTCTGCTCGGCAAACGCCACAACCGGCAGGAAATGCTGATCCAGAAGCTCAGCGAGGCCATCGAGCAGAGCGACACCCCCATCCTGATTGCGAAGCACGACGGCGGCATCGAGTATGTGAACCCGAGCTTTTGCAAACAGGTCGGCTATACGCGCGAGGAGTTGATGCCCATAAAGTGGCGCTCGCTCCGCACGATGGAGCCGTCGCCGGAGGAGTTTGCCCGGCGCGACGCGCTGGTGCAGGCGGGCACGCCTTGGGAGGCCGAGTGGGAATTCCGCCGCAAGAGCGGCGAGACCTACCCGGTGCGCGCCACGGTGACGCCCGTGCGCGAGGCGTCCGGCGAGGTGCTGGCCACCATCCTCGTCATCACCGACATCACCGAGCGCAGGAAACAGGAGCTGATGTTGCAGCGCGCGAAGGAAAAGGCCGAGGAGGCGGAGCGCGCGAAGAGCGTGTTTCTCGCCACCATGAGCCACGAGGTGCGCACGCCGCTCAACGGCATCGTGGGGTTTTCCAGCCTGCTGCGGGACACGGAGCTGACGCCGGAGCAGGAAGGCTATGTCGAAACCATCCGCAAAAGCGGCGAGACGCTGGTGCGGCTGACCAGCGACATCCTTGCGCTGTCCCGCATCGAATCGGGAAAGATGCAACTGGAGCCGGCGCCGGCCGACCCGCGCCTGCTGATCGAGGAGACCCTGGACCAAGTCGCCGCGCAAACGGAAGGGCGCGCGCTCGACCTGCTGCACGAAGTCGCGGCCGAGGTGCCGGAAACGGTGCTGATCGACAGCACGCGCCTGCGGCAGGTGCTGCTGAATTTCGCCAGCAACGCGATCAAGTTCACCGCGTCGGGCGAGGTGGAGATGCGCCTGAAGGTGCTCGCCTCCGACCAGCCGGCCATCGTGGCCGGAAAGCAGGACGGCAGGGTGATGATGACGCTGCTCTTCTCGGTGCGCGACACCGGCATCGGCATCTCGACGGTCAGCCAGGAAAAGCTCTTCCAGCCCTTTTCGCAGGTGGACTCGACGAATTCGCGCCGCTATGGCGGCGCCGGGCTCGGGCTGGCGATTTCCCGCCACCTCGTGCACCTGCTCGGCGGCGACGTGTGCGTCGAAAGCGAGCCGGGGAGCGGGTCGGTCTTTTATTTTTCCGTCGTATGCGCGCTGCCCGCGAACGCCGCGCCGCCTCCGCCGGACGGCAGCCTGGCCCGGCTGCGCGTGGCCGTCGCCACGACTTCCGCCGGCATGACGCGCGAGCTCACCCGCGAATTGAAAGCGCGGGATGCCATCGTATCCGTGCTCGCGCCCGGCGCGCTGGCGGCGGCAGAAAAAGACTGGGACATGGCGATCGTGGATTGCGCGGTCGCGGACGACGGGCCGGCATGGGGCGGGATCACGGCCCTCCTCGGGCCCCGGCCGGCGCGCATCCTGGGGTTGTTGAACGTGAGCGCGGGCACGGCGGAACGACAGTTGCGTCGCGGGCAATTCCAGTTTCTGCTGGCCAGGCCGGTGCACCACGGGGCGCTGGCCAAGCAACTCGCCCGCATGGCGGGCCGCGACGAAAGGAACGCCGCGCCCCGGGCGGCCTAG
- a CDS encoding PAS domain-containing hybrid sensor histidine kinase/response regulator — protein sequence MSFTLTNRKIALAAVLVVAAGVIAGLHAYAQKKAFRLLALQAGVKMLALSLPEEELARLAGTPSDAQSGAYQEIKTRLARVRADHPAVGAMRLLRCDPRAGTVVNLVSSPAPGAPDDPRPGAIHTGAISRGTLLSLLQGAAGTVHLETDPGNRHQKTGYTAIPRSDDAPPGSPVTIVAYDLDSRRWDPEAFRDGIRRVFDAWILLGLPLAAYAVARRSVGRKRVIQKLSEAVEQSENAVLIAGLDGRIEYTNAGLCRQTGYTREELRTLQWHVLQGEELAREELAALGERVRDGVPWESERLFRRKNGETYPVRIAATPVRGRDGRGEVSGCILIITDITERKKQDEILRRAKERAEEADHAKSVFLAMMSHEVRTPLNGIVGFSNLLLDTDLTPEQTGYVETIRNSGEALVRLTSDILDLSRVESGTMQVEYGPCDPRALIEEVLDIMAEKAAGKRVQLLHEISPEVPQEVMADADRLRQVLINLSGNAVKFTSDGEVELRASVFASGRTRSAAPFMPDGAGAFANDNMITMLFSVRDTGIGIAAEKQETLFDPFTQVDSSAARRFEGSGLGLAISRNLVHLMGGDIGVESESGKGSVFHFSIQCRLVSDTIGDAASSAPSTKLTGLRVAVVSQSDGVRRELVREIAACGAEAFPAGPGRLAEPGWDLAVVDCDTGKCDEWIRLPAGAEANAARMLGLVCLSATREAWQALRPAFRMLMNKPVHHRSLVGQLARLARENA from the coding sequence ATGTCCTTCACACTCACCAACCGCAAGATCGCCCTCGCCGCCGTGCTCGTCGTCGCGGCAGGCGTCATCGCGGGCCTGCACGCTTATGCGCAAAAAAAAGCCTTCCGCCTGCTCGCCTTGCAGGCCGGCGTGAAGATGCTCGCGCTCTCCCTTCCGGAAGAGGAACTGGCGCGGCTGGCCGGCACGCCCTCGGATGCGCAGTCCGGCGCGTATCAGGAAATCAAAACCCGGCTGGCCCGCGTGCGCGCCGATCATCCCGCCGTCGGCGCGATGCGGCTCCTGCGCTGCGATCCCCGGGCGGGAACCGTCGTCAACCTCGTCAGTTCGCCCGCCCCCGGCGCGCCGGACGACCCCCGGCCCGGCGCGATCCACACCGGCGCCATCAGCCGCGGGACCCTGCTTTCCCTGCTCCAAGGCGCCGCCGGCACGGTGCATCTCGAGACCGATCCGGGCAACAGGCATCAAAAGACGGGATACACCGCCATCCCGCGCTCCGATGACGCGCCCCCCGGGAGCCCGGTGACGATCGTTGCCTACGACCTGGACTCGCGCCGATGGGACCCGGAAGCCTTCCGGGACGGCATTCGCCGCGTATTCGACGCATGGATACTGCTCGGCCTGCCGCTCGCCGCATATGCCGTCGCCCGGCGCAGCGTCGGCCGCAAACGCGTGATCCAGAAGCTCAGCGAGGCCGTCGAGCAAAGCGAAAACGCCGTCCTGATCGCCGGCCTCGACGGGCGCATCGAATACACCAACGCCGGCCTGTGCCGCCAGACCGGCTACACCCGCGAGGAGTTGAGGACATTGCAATGGCACGTCCTGCAAGGAGAGGAACTGGCGCGCGAGGAGCTGGCCGCGCTCGGCGAGCGCGTGCGAGACGGCGTCCCCTGGGAATCCGAGCGGCTGTTCCGCCGCAAAAACGGCGAGACCTACCCGGTGCGCATCGCCGCGACGCCCGTGCGCGGGCGGGACGGACGGGGCGAGGTTTCCGGCTGCATCCTCATCATCACCGACATCACCGAGCGGAAAAAACAGGATGAGATACTGCGCCGCGCGAAAGAGCGCGCCGAGGAGGCGGACCACGCCAAGAGCGTGTTTCTCGCCATGATGAGCCACGAGGTGCGCACGCCGCTCAACGGCATCGTGGGATTTTCCAACCTGCTCCTCGACACCGACCTCACGCCGGAGCAGACCGGCTATGTCGAAACCATCCGCAACAGCGGCGAGGCGCTCGTGCGCCTGACCAGCGACATCCTCGACCTGTCCCGTGTGGAGTCCGGCACGATGCAGGTGGAATACGGCCCCTGCGATCCGCGCGCCCTCATCGAGGAAGTGCTCGACATCATGGCGGAAAAAGCCGCGGGCAAGCGCGTGCAGCTCCTGCACGAGATCAGCCCCGAGGTGCCGCAGGAAGTCATGGCCGACGCGGACCGGCTGAGGCAGGTGCTGATCAACCTTTCCGGCAACGCGGTCAAGTTCACCTCCGATGGCGAGGTCGAATTGCGCGCCAGCGTGTTCGCCTCGGGCCGCACCCGCTCGGCGGCGCCCTTCATGCCCGACGGCGCGGGCGCCTTCGCCAACGACAACATGATCACGATGCTCTTCTCGGTGCGCGACACGGGGATCGGCATCGCCGCGGAAAAGCAGGAGACGCTGTTCGATCCGTTCACGCAGGTGGATTCATCCGCGGCCCGCCGCTTCGAGGGGTCGGGGCTCGGGCTGGCGATCTCGCGCAACCTCGTGCACCTGATGGGCGGCGACATCGGCGTCGAGAGCGAATCCGGCAAGGGCTCGGTGTTTCATTTCTCGATTCAATGCCGGCTGGTGTCCGACACCATCGGCGACGCGGCCTCGTCCGCCCCGTCCACGAAGCTCACGGGATTGCGCGTCGCCGTGGTGTCGCAATCCGACGGCGTGCGCCGCGAGCTTGTGCGCGAAATCGCGGCGTGCGGCGCGGAGGCGTTTCCCGCCGGGCCCGGGCGGCTCGCCGAGCCCGGCTGGGATCTCGCCGTGGTGGATTGCGACACGGGAAAATGCGATGAATGGATTCGCCTGCCCGCCGGGGCGGAGGCAAACGCGGCGCGCATGCTGGGCCTGGTATGCCTGAGTGCGACACGGGAAGCCTGGCAGGCGCTGCGCCCCGCGTTCCGCATGTTGATGAACAAGCCGGTGCACCACCGCTCGCTGGTCGGCCAGCTCGCGCGTCTCGCGCGGGAAAACGCGTAG